One region of Oncorhynchus keta strain PuntledgeMale-10-30-2019 chromosome 24, Oket_V2, whole genome shotgun sequence genomic DNA includes:
- the pvalb9 gene encoding parvalbumin 9, translating into MSLNSILSAEAIENAVKECQAPDSFSFKKFSQLCGLTSKSPKEVKDVFQILDEDNSGFIEESELKFFLQRFVPGARTLTDAECKGFLSAADDDNDGKIGVEEFLIMVQS; encoded by the exons ATGTCACTCAATTCTATCCTTTCCGCGGAGGCTATTGAGAATGCCGTCAAGGAGTGCCAAG CCCCAGACTCCTTCAGTTTTAAGAAGTTTTCCCAGCTGTGTGGCCTGACCTCCAAATCTCCCAAAGAAGTCAAAGATGTCTTCCAGATCCTTGACGAGGACAACAGTGGCTTCATCGAGGAGTCAGAGCTCAA GTTCTTCCTGCAACGGTTTGTCCCCGGGGCGCGGACGCTGACGGACGCTGAGTGCAAAGGCTTCCTGTCTGCAGCTGATGATGACAACGATGGAAAAATCGGAGTAGAAG AATTCCTGATCATGGTCCAGTCCTGA
- the LOC118402937 gene encoding parvalbumin beta 2, whose product MSFAGLNDADVAAALAACTAADSFNHKAFFAKVGLAGKSNDDVKKAFYVIDQDKSGFIEEDELKLFLQNFSASARALTDAETKAFLADGDKDGDGMIGVDEFAAMIKG is encoded by the exons ATGTCCTTCGCCGGTCTTAACGATGCTGATGTTGCTGCAGCCCTTGCTGCTTGCACAG CTGCTGACTCCTTCAACCACAAGGCTTTCTTCGCCAAGGTTGGCCTGGCCGGCAAGTCCAACGATGATGTAAAGAAGGCCTTCTACGTCATTGACCAGGACAAGAGTGGCTTCATTGAGGAGGATGAGCTCAA GCTGTTCCTGCAGAACTTCTCTGCCTCTGCCAGAGCTCTGACTGACGCTGAGACCAAGGCTTTCCTGGCTGACGGGGACAAAGATGGTGATGGCATGATTGGAGTTGATG AGTTCGCTGCCATGATCAAGGGATAA
- the LOC118402936 gene encoding parvalbumin-2-like, which yields MAFKGMLKDEDIAAALQHCAAADSFNHKEFFAKVGLAGKSTEDLKKAFYFVDQDKSGFIEEDELKLFLQTFSAGARALTDKETKVFLAAGDADGDGMIGVDEFTTLVKV from the exons ATGGCTTTCAAGGGAATGCTTAAGGATGAGGATATCGCTGCTGCCCTCCAGCATTGCGCAG CTGCTGACTCCTTCAACCACAAGGAGTTCTTCGCCAAGGTTGGCCTGGCTGGCAAGTCTACTGAGGATTTGAAGAAAGCATTCTACTTTGTTGACCAAGACAAGAGTGGCTTCATTGAGGAGGATGAGCTCAA gctgttCCTCCAGACCTTCTCTGCTGGTGCCAGAGCTCTGACAGATAAAGAGACCAAGGTCTTCCTTGCAGCAGGAGATGCTGATGGTGATGGCATGATTGGAGTTGATG AGTTCACCACCTTGGTGAAGGTATAA